The Streptomyces sp. NBC_00162 genome window below encodes:
- a CDS encoding flotillin family protein, which produces MAIGVVAGIVLAALGAAVGLFKLMWRVAEPNEALVISGSTHRTEGVGEGMGFRIVTGRGTLVLPGVQAVRKLSLDLNETQLSVDCVTHQGIPLRVKGVVIFKVGDDLISIANAARRFLDQQKMMPERVHIVFAGHLRSIVGGLTVEDMIRDREKLTGQTRMACGTEMEKLGLIVDSLQIHEIEDPTGYIKNLAMPHAAAVQRDARIAQAEANRLATEAEQAASARMAEATRDSEILQAGYQAERDKAAATARQAGPLSEAAARQEVVVQETRVAELEAHRREQQLQADVRKPADAAAYETRTRAEADRDARISAAQAKAKETELAAAAEAAATRATGEAEASATQARGLAEAEAAKARGLAEAEALKARAAALAENQEAVVAQQLAENWPAIVEAGAGAFGSVEHMVLLNGAEGMSEMFAKALTMGGTGLGVARQLLASMAQTAPGAGAEPKVNGRIPIREE; this is translated from the coding sequence ATGGCTATCGGCGTCGTGGCGGGAATCGTTCTCGCCGCACTGGGGGCCGCGGTCGGCCTGTTCAAGCTCATGTGGCGGGTGGCCGAACCCAATGAGGCACTCGTCATATCCGGTTCCACGCACAGGACCGAGGGTGTCGGCGAGGGCATGGGGTTCCGGATCGTCACCGGGCGCGGAACGCTCGTACTGCCGGGCGTGCAGGCGGTGCGGAAACTGTCCCTGGACCTCAACGAGACCCAGCTGTCGGTGGATTGCGTCACCCACCAGGGCATCCCGCTGCGGGTCAAGGGCGTGGTCATCTTCAAGGTCGGCGACGACCTCATCTCCATCGCCAACGCGGCGCGCCGCTTCCTGGACCAGCAGAAGATGATGCCCGAGCGGGTGCACATCGTCTTCGCGGGCCATCTGCGGTCGATCGTGGGCGGCCTGACGGTCGAGGACATGATCCGGGACCGCGAGAAGCTGACCGGGCAGACCCGGATGGCCTGCGGTACGGAGATGGAGAAGCTGGGCCTGATCGTCGACTCCCTCCAGATCCACGAGATCGAGGACCCGACGGGCTACATCAAGAACCTGGCCATGCCGCACGCGGCCGCCGTCCAGCGGGACGCGCGGATCGCGCAGGCCGAGGCGAACCGGCTGGCGACGGAGGCCGAACAGGCCGCCTCCGCACGGATGGCGGAGGCCACCCGGGACAGCGAGATCCTCCAGGCCGGTTACCAGGCGGAGCGGGACAAGGCGGCGGCGACGGCCCGGCAGGCGGGCCCGCTGTCGGAGGCGGCGGCGCGGCAGGAGGTCGTGGTCCAGGAGACCCGGGTCGCGGAGCTGGAGGCACACCGGCGCGAGCAGCAGCTGCAGGCGGACGTACGCAAGCCCGCGGACGCCGCGGCGTACGAGACGCGCACGCGCGCGGAGGCGGACCGCGACGCGCGGATCTCGGCGGCGCAGGCCAAGGCGAAGGAGACGGAGCTGGCGGCGGCCGCGGAGGCGGCGGCGACGCGGGCCACGGGTGAGGCGGAGGCGTCGGCCACGCAGGCGCGGGGCCTGGCGGAGGCCGAGGCGGCGAAGGCCAGGGGTCTCGCCGAGGCGGAAGCCCTCAAGGCGCGGGCGGCGGCCCTGGCGGAGAATCAGGAGGCGGTGGTCGCGCAGCAGCTGGCCGAGAACTGGCCGGCGATCGTGGAGGCGGGCGCGGGTGCCTTCGGGAGCGTGGAGCACATGGTCCTGCTGAACGGGGCGGAGGGCATGTCGGAGATGTTCGCGAAGGCGCTGACGATGGGCGGCACGGGCCTGGGCGTGGCCCGCCAGCTGCTGGCGTCGATGGCCCAGACCGCCCCTGGCGCCGGCGCTGAGCCCAAGGTGAACGGGCGCATCCCGATCCGCGAGGAGTAA